The Triticum aestivum cultivar Chinese Spring chromosome 7B, IWGSC CS RefSeq v2.1, whole genome shotgun sequence genome window below encodes:
- the LOC123156578 gene encoding callose synthase 5, producing the protein MTAPRGGGDMPSSTASAAAAASTSEPNTPSSAHASGLNRRGSRGAAMASFSMEVFDNEVVPSSLSSIAPILRVAAEIEHERPRVAYLCRFYAFEKAHRLDQNSVGRGVRQFKTSLLQRLEKDNSPSLAKRLKKTDAREIESFYQEYYENYVRTLDKGEQADRTQLGKAYQTAGVLFEVLCAVNKNEKVEQVNPEIMRWHTEVQEKKDIYAPFNILPLDAASASQSIMQLEEIKAAVAALRYTRGLTWPSAFEPERQKGGELDLLDWLRAMFGFQRDSVRNQREHLILLLANVHIRLEPKPEPLSKLDDRAVDVVMNKLFNNYKKWCKFLSRKHSLRNPPGAQLQEVQQRRILYLGLYLLIWGESANIRFMPECLCYIFHNMAYELHGLLAGNVSIVTGENIRPSYGGDEEAFLKKVVTPIYRVIRKEAGKSQHGKTAHSAWCNYDDLNEYFWTPDCFSLGWPMRDDGDFFKSVHDSRPVAVAGSSSPKGSSKGTGKTNFVETRSFWHIFRSFDRMWTFYLLALQAMLIFAWSEYSVTQILQKDLLYSLSSIFVTAAFLQFLQSILDFILNFPGHIRCKFIDVVRNILKIVVSAAWAVILPIFYISSQTKVNLPLKNLDRWFGYVKGVPQLYILAVAVYLIPNMISATLFLFPMFRRWIESSDWHIVRLLLWWSQKRIYVGRGMHESQAALLKYTLFWILLLCAKLSFSYFVQIQPLIRPTKDIMSVHNIRYEWHEFFPNASYNIAAILSLWAPVLLVYLMDTQIWYAIFSTISGGMSGALGRLGEIRTLGMLRSRFHSLPGAFNTYLVPSDKGRNRRFSLSKRFAEVSPNKRTEAAKFAQLWNEVICSFRDEDFISDKEMDLLVVPYSSDPSLKLMQWPLFLLASKIPIALDMAAQFRPRDSDLWRRICADEYMKCAVIECYESFKLVLNLVVVGENEKRIIGIIIKEIEANIAKNTFLANFRMSALPVLCKKFVELVSTLKERDASKFDNVVLLLQDMLEVITRDMMVNEIKELAEFGHGNKDLVPRRQLFAGTGTKPAIVFPPPISAQWEEQIKRLHLLLTVKESAMDVPTNLEARRRISFFTNSLFMEMPRAPRVRKMLSFSVMTPYYSEETVYSRNDLDLENEDGVSIIFYLQKIFPDEWDNFMERIDCKRETEVWGNEENVLQLRHWASLRGQTLCRTVRGMMYYRKALKLQAFLDMASESEILEGYKAIADPAEEEKKSQRSLSSQLEAIADMKFTYVATCQIYGNQKQSGDRHATDILNLMVNYPGLRVAYIDEVEERDGEKVQKVFYSVLVKALDNHDQEIYRIKLPGPAKLGEGKPENQNHAIIFTRGEALQTIDMNQDNYLEEALKMRNLLEEFNENHGIRPPTILGVREHIFTGSVSSLAWFMSNQETSFVTIGQRVLANPLKVRFHYGHPDVFDRIFHITRGGISKASCGINLSEDIFAGFNSTLRRGNVTHHEYIQVGKGRDVGLNQISLFEAKVACGNGEQVLSRDIYRLGHRFDFFRMLSCYFTTVGFYVSSMMVVIIVYVFLYGRLYLALSGLEFAIRKQARMRGNRALEAAMGSQSIVQLGLLMALPMFMEIGLERGFRSALGDFIIMQLQLCAVFFTFSLGTKSHYFGRTILHGGAKYRATGRGFVVRHVKFAENYRMYSRSHFVKGLELMLLLVVYELYGDVATDSTAYVLLTSSMWFLVITWLFAPFLFNPSGFEWQKVVDDWDDWNKWISSRGGIGVPANKAWESWWEEEQEHLLSTGIIGRIWEIILSLRFFMFQYGIMYHLNISNGNKSISIYGLSWLVIVAVVLILKVVSMGRKKFSADFQLMFRLLKLFLFIGSVGTLAILFTLLHLTVGDIFASFLAFVPTGWAILQISQASKPVVKALGLWGSVKALSRGYEYLMGIVIFVPVAVLAWFPFVSEFQTRLLFNQAFSRGLQISRILAGGKKQN; encoded by the exons ATGACGGCGCCGCGCGGTGGCGGGGATATGCCATCGTCGACggcgtcggccgccgccgccgcttcgacGTCGGAGCCCAACACGCCGTCGTCGGCGCACGCGTCGGGGCTCAACCGGCGGGGGTCGAGGGGCGCCGCCATGGCCTCCTTCTCCATGGAGGTCTTCGACAACGAGGTGGTGCCGTCCTCCCTCAGCAGCATCGCCCCCATCCTGCGCGTCGCCGCCGAGATCGAGCACGAGCGCCCCCGCGTCGCCTACCTCT GTCGGTTCTATGCCTTCGAGAAGGCGCACAGGCTGGACCAGAACTCCGTTGGCCGTGGCGTCCGGCAGTTCAAAACGTCCCTGCTTCAACGATTAGAGAAG GATAATAGCCCGAGTCTCGCAAAGCGATTGAAGAAAACTGATGCCCGCGAAATTGAGAGTTTCTATCAAGAATACTATGAGAACTATGTCCGCACCCTCGACAAAGGGGAACAAGCCGACAG GACTCAACTTGGGAAGGCCTACCAAACGGCTGGAGTCCTCTTCGAGGTGCTCTGTGCCGTCAACAAGAATGAGAAGGTTGAGCAAGTTAACCCCGAG ATTATGCGCTGGCACACTGAGGTGCAAGAAAAGAAAGACATCTACGCACCGTTCAATATTCTGCCTCTCGATGCGGCCAGTGCATCCCAGTCCATCATGCAACTAGAGGAG ATAAAAGCAGCAGTCGCAGCTCTGCGGTACACACGGGGTTTGACCTGGCCTTCTGCATTTGAGCCGGAAAGGCAGAAGGGGGGTGAGCTCGATTTGCTCGATTGGTTGAGAGCTATGTTTGGCTTTCAG CGGGACAGTGTCAGGAATCAACGGGAGCATTTGATTCTTCTCCTCGCTAATGTGCACATTAGACTTGAGCCAAAGCCTGAACCACTTAGCAAG CTAGATGACCGAGCTGTTGATGTAGTGATGAACAAGTTGTTCAACAACTACAAGAAGTGGTGCAAATTTTTGTCACGGAAACATAGTTTGAG AAATCCTCCAGGTGCTCAATTACAGGAAGTTCAGCAACGCAGAATTTTGTACCTAGGTCTTTATCTTCTTATCTGGGGCGAATCAGCAAATATCCGGTTTATGCCAGAGTGTCTTTGCTACATTTTTCACAAT ATGGCATATGAGTTGCATGGGTTGCTTGCTGGAAATGTTAGTATTGTGACTGGTGAAAATATCAGGCCATCTTATGGTGGGGATGAGGAGGCTTTCTTAAAGAAAGTGGTCACACCTATCTATCGTGTCATCAGAAAG GAGGCAGGAAAAAGCCAACATGGAAAAACTGCACATTCAGCATGGTGTAATTATGATGATCTAAATGAGTACTTCTG GACACCTGATTGTTTCTCACTGGGATGGCCAATGCGAGATGATGGCGACTTCTTCAAATCCGTGCATGATTCAAGGCCTGTAGCAGTG GCTGGAAGCTCCTCACCAAAGGGTTCTAGTAAAGGCACAGGCAAGACAAATTTTGTAGAGACAAGATCGTTTTGGCACATCTTTCGTAGTTTTGACCGAATGTGGACCTTCTATCTGTTGGCTCTACAG GCAATGTTGATTTTTGCTTGGAGTGAATACTCAGTGACTCAAATCCTTCAGAAGGACCTCTTATATTCTCTATCAAGCATATTTGTCACAGCAGCATTTTTACAGTTCCTCCAAA GTATTTTAGACTTTATTCTGAACTTTCCTGGCCACATTAGATGCAAGTTCATTGACGTCGTGAGAAATATTCTTAAGATAGTAGTTAGTGCCGCGTGGGCTGTGATTCTTCCCATTTTCTACATCAGCAGTCAAACAAAAGTCAATTTACCACTGAAAAATCTGGACAGATGGTTTGGTTATGTGAAAGGAGTGCCACAACTATATATCCTGGCTGTGGCGGTGTACCTGATACCTAATATGATTAGTGCAACGCTCTTCCTGTTTCCGATGTTTCGAAGGTGGATAGAGAGCTCGGATTGGCATATTGTTAGACTGCTACTGTGGTGGTCTCAG AAACGAATTTATGTTGGCCGTGGAATGCATGAAAGTCAAGCTGCTCTTCTGAA GTACACATTATTTTGGATTTTGCTGCTATGCGCGAAGCTTTCCTTCAGTTACTTTGTCCAG ATACAACCTCTTATAAGGCCTACCAAGGATATAATGAGTGTTCATAACATTCGTTATGAGTGGCATGAGTTTTTTCCAAACG CATCATATAATATCGCTGCTATCCTATCCCTCTGGGCCCCTGTTCTGTTG GTCTATTTGATGGATACACAGATATGGTACGCCATTTTCTCTACAATATCCGGCGGTATGTCTGGGGCACTTGGACGACTTGGGGAG ATTCGAACACTAGGAATGCTGAGATCACGATTTCACTCTTTGCCTGGAGCCTTCAATACATATTTGGTGCCATCAGACAAAGGCAGAAACAGACGTTTTTCACTCTCAAAGCGCTTCGCAGAG GTTTCCCCCAACAAGAGAACTGAAGCTGCGAAGTTTGCTCAACTGTGGAATGAAGTGATTTGCAGTTTCCGCGACGAAGATTTTATAAGTGATAA GGAGATGGACCTATTGGTGGTTCCATACTCGTCAGACCCGAGCCTAAAATTGATGCAGTGGCCGTTGTTCTTGCTTGCTAGCAAG ATACCTATAGCTTTAGACATGGCAGCACAATTTAGACCGAGAGACAGTGATTTGTGGAGGCGTATATGTGCAGACGAGTATATGAAGTGCGCTGTAATTGAATGCTACGAGTCATTCAAACTTGTTCTTAATTTAGTGGTGGTTGGAGAAAATGAAAAAAG GATTATTGGCATTATAATCAAAGAGATTGAAGCTAACATCGCAAAGAATACATTCCTCGCCAATTTTAGGATGAGCGCATTGCCAGTCCTTTGCAAGAAGTTTGTGGAGCTTGTATCCACCTTG AAAGAAAGAGACGCCTCAAAATTTGATAATGTAGTGCTATTGCTTCAAGACATGCTGGAAGTGATCACGAGGGATATGATGGTCAATGAGATCAA AGAACTAGCTGAATTTGGTCATGGGAACAAGGATTTAGTTCCAAGAAGACAACTTTTTGCGGGCACAGGCACAAAGCCTGCAATTGTTTTCCCACCACCAATTTCTGCGCAGTGGGAAGAACAA ATTAAGCGCTTGCACCTTCTTTTGACTGTTAAAGAATCAGCAATGGATGTGCCTACAAATCTTGAAGCCCGCCGGAGAATATCATTTTTCACTAATTCGTTGTTCATGGAGATGCCACGTGCGCCTAGAGTGCGCAAAATGCTCTCTTTCAG TGTAATGACACCATACTACAGTGAGGAAACTGTATATTCAAGAAACGACCTGGATCTGGAGAATGAGGATGGTGTATCAATTATATTCTACCTGCAGAAGATCTTTCCAG ATGAATGGGATAATTTCATGGAAAGGATTGATTGCAAAAGAGAAACTGAAGTTTGGGGAAATGAAGAAAATGTTCTTCAACTTCGTCATTGGGCCTCTCTTAGAGGGCAGACACTATGTCGAACAG TGAGAGGCATGATGTATTACAGGAAAGCTTTGAAGCTTCAAGCATTCCTAGACATGGCTTCTGAATCTG AGATACTAGAAGGCTATAAAGCCATTGCAGATCCTGCAGAGGAAGAGAAGAAAAGCCAAAGATCTCTGTCTTCTCAGCTTGAAGCTATAGCAGATATGAAATTCACATATGTTGCTACGTGCCAGATCTATGGAAATCAGAAACAGTCGGGTGATCGACACGCAACAGATATTTTGAACTTGATGGTGAA TTATCCTGGTCTCCGCGTGGCATACATTGATGAAGTTGAGGAGAGGGATGGTGAGAAGGTGCAAAAGGTCTTCTATTCGGTGCTAGTAAAAGCTCTTGACAATCACGATCAG GAAATATACCGCATAAAATTGCCAGGGCCAGCGAAATTAGGTGAAGGGAAACCTGAAAACCAAAATCACGCGATCATTTTTACCCGCGGAGAAGCTTTGCAAACCATTGATATGAACCAG GACAATTATTTGGAGGAAGCTTTGAAAATGCGGAATTTGCTGGAAGAATTCAATGAGAACCATGGTATTCGTCCTCCAACAATTCTTGGAGTACGTGAACACATATTCACCGGAAG TGTGTCATCTCTTGCCTGGTTTATGTCAAACCAGGAAACCAGCTTTGTGACAATAGGACAGAGGGTTCTTGCCAATCCATTGAA GGTACGTTTTCACTATGGACATCCTGATGTGTTTGATAGGATTTTTCACATTACAAGAGGTGGAATTAGCAAGGCTTCCTGTGGTATAAACTTAAGTGAAGACATTTTTGCTG GTTTCAACTCAACTCTGAGGCGAGGAAATGTCACCCATCACGAGTACATTCAAGTCGGAAAAGGACGTGATGTTGGGTTGAATCAAATTTCACTCTTTGAGGCCAAAGTAGCGTGTGGCAATGGAGAACAAGTGCTTAGCAGAGATATCTACCGTTTGGGCCACCGCTTTGACTTCTTCCGAATGCTCTCATGTTACTTCACAACTGTGGGATTTTATGTCAGCTCAATG ATGGTTGTCATAATAGTATATGTTTTCTTGTATGGGAGGCTTTATTTAGCCTTAAGTGGACTTGAGTTTGCAATTAGGAAGCAAGCACGAATGAGAGGCAACCGTGCTCTTGAGGCAGCCATGGGGTCCCAATCTATTGTGCAGCTAGGTCTTTTGATGGCCTTACCCATGTTTATGGAGATCGGACTGGAAAGGGGTTTTAGAAGCGCCCTGGGGGATTTCATCATCATGCAGCTACAGCTATGTGCAGTATTCTTTACCTTTTCCCTCGGGACAAAATCACATTATTTTGGCCGCACAATCCTCCACGGTGGTGCAAAATATAGAGCAACTGGCAGAGGCTTTGTTGTTCGCCATGTAAAGTTCGCTGAAAATTACAGAATGTATAGCAGGAGTCACTTTGTGAAAGGACTTGAGCTCATGTTACTACTTGTAGTGTATGAGCTCTATGGTGATGTGGCTACCGATTCCACTGCCTATGTTCTGCTGACATCATCTATGTGGTTCTTGGTAATCACATGGTTGTTTGCTCCATTCCTCTTCAACCCATCCGGATTTGAATGGCAAAAGGTGGTGGATGATTGGGATGATTGGAACAAATGGATAAGCAGCCGTGGCGGGATTGGTGTGCCGGCCAATAAGGCCTGGGAGTCGTGGTGGGAAGAGGAGCAGGAACATCTGCTGTCAACAGGCATCATCGGCCGCATATGGGAAATCATATTATCTCTCCGATTCTTCATGTTTCAGTATGGTATCATGTACCACCTGAATATCTCTAATGGCAACAAAAGCATATCA ATTTATGGTCTGTCTTGGCTGGTCATTGTAGCAGTAGTGTTGATCCTCAAG GTGGTATCTATGGGAAGAAAGAAATTTAGTGCTGACTTCCAGCTTATGTTCCGGCTCCTCAAGTTGTTCTTGTTCATTGGATCTGTTGGAACTTTGGCGATTCTTTTCACCCTTCTGCACCTTACAGTTGGTGACATATTCGCCAGCTTCCTTGCCTTTGTACCCACAGGATGGGCCATTCTGCAG ATATCACAGGCAAGCAAGCCAGTGGTGAAGGCTTTAGGGCTGTGGGGATCTGTGAAGGCCTTGTCCAGGGGGTACGAGTACCTTATGGGGATCGTGATCTTCGTGCCAGTGGCGGTTCTGGCATGGTTCCCTTTTGTCTCGGAGTTCCAGACGAGGCTGCTATTCAACCAGGCATTCTCCCGAGGCCTCCAAATCTCTCGCATTTTGGCTGGCGGAAAGAAGCAGAACTGA
- the LOC123156579 gene encoding deSI-like protein At4g17486 has translation MATAAAASSSSSSTSSSAGSSASTSTPRPAPRQAPHAAAAPSSSPVFLNVYDVTPANGYARWLGLGVYHSGVQVHGVEYAYGAHEGAGSGIFEVPPRRCPGYVFREAVLVGTTALTRAEVRALMADLAADFPGDAYNLVSRNCNHFCDAACRRLVARARIPRWVNRLAKIGVVFTCVIPSNGSGRHQVRRKGEQLPAPVKSRSARQAAAPPRPRTFFRSLSVGGGKNVTPRPLQTPPPTPPVAPALTLTTPTPTPLASM, from the coding sequence atggccaccgccgccgccgcctcctcgtcctcgtcctccacctcctcctcggccggCTCCTCCGCGTCCACCTCCACGCCCCGGCCCGCCCCGCGCCaggcgccgcacgccgccgccgcgccgtcgtcgtCCCCGGTCTTCCTCAACGTGTACGACGTGACCCCCGCCAACGGGTACGCGCGGTGGCTGGGCCTCGGCGTGTACCACTCGGGCGTGCAGGTCCACGGGGTGGAGTACGCGTACGGCGCGCACGAGGGCGCCGGGAGCGGCATCTTCGAGGTGCCCCCGCGGCGGTGCCCCGGCTACGTGTTCCGGGAGGCGGTGCTGGTGGGCACCACGGCGCTGACCCGCGCCGAGGTGCGCGCGCTCATGGCCGACCTCGCCGCCGACTTCCCGGGCGACGCCTACAACCTCGTCTCCCGCAACTGCAACCACTTCTGCGACGCCGCgtgccgccgcctcgtcgcccgcGCCCGCATCCCGCGCTGGGTCAACCGCCTCGCCAAGATCGGGGTCGTCTTCACCTGCGTCATCCCCAGCAACGGCAGCGGCAGGCACCAGGTGCGCCGCAAGGGGGAGCAGCTGCCCGCCCCCGTCAAGAGCCGCTCCGCGCGCcaggccgccgccccgccgcggccCAGGACCTTCTTCCGCTCCCTCTCCGTCGGCGGCGGCAAGAACGTGACGCCCCGCCCGCTCCAGACCCCGCCTCCGACGCCGCCGGTGGCTCCCGCTCTGACGTTGACGACGCCGACACCAACGCCGTTGGCCTCCATGTAA